Below is a window of Jonesiaceae bacterium BS-20 DNA.
TTACCTTGAATGAAGGGCGGTCAACCAGCTTGCCGTCAACCAGGATGTGGCGGTGAACCACGGTCTGGCGAGCCTGCAGGATGGTGCGAGCGAATCCGGCACGCAGAACCAGTGCGTCCAGGCGGGTCTCAAGGAGTTCCACCATGGTCTCACCGGTCAGACCATCGAGCTTGCGCGCGAGGTCGTAGGTTGCACGAAGTTGCTTCTCACGCAGGGCGTACTGGGCGCGAAGACGCTGCTTCTCGCGCAGACGAACTGCATAGTCAGACTCGGTGCGGCGGCGTGAACGGCCGTGCTCGCCCGGAGGGTACGGGCGCTTTTCAAAG
It encodes the following:
- the rpsD gene encoding 30S ribosomal protein S4, whose protein sequence is MSSVTRSRRQVRLSRALGIALTPKAVKHFEKRPYPPGEHGRSRRRTESDYAVRLREKQRLRAQYALREKQLRATYDLARKLDGLTGETMVELLETRLDALVLRAGFARTILQARQTVVHRHILVDGKLVDRPSFKVKPGQTVQIAPKMQTTTPYQIAAAGAHRDVLPAVPGYLDVQLEKLSFVLTRKPVRAEVPVQCEVNLVVEFYAR